A region from the Acidobacteriota bacterium genome encodes:
- the coaBC gene encoding bifunctional phosphopantothenoylcysteine decarboxylase/phosphopantothenate--cysteine ligase CoaBC: protein MSLIALGVSGGIGAYKAVEVVRRLQQRGHDVVAVMTRSARRFVGPVTFEAITRHTVITSQWTPGMNADVEHISLATDIDLLLVAPATANIVGKFANGIADDFLTSLYLATRAPVLLAPAMNTRMLEHEAVQRNVATLASRGVRFVEPGEGYLACGWMGKGRLAEPDAIAEAAEDVLRPRQSLAGRRVVVSAGPTYEDLDPVRFLGNRSSGKMGFAVAAEAHRRGAHVTIVSGPTRLEPPPGPAVVRVRSAREMGEVVLQHAGGADLVVMAAAVADYTPAAGAAPVKLPKDDGTLTLKLRRTMDILGELGRRREGAPSPVLVGFAAETGEVEPRAREKLAAKAIDLIVANDVSQPDRGFDTDMNAATIVSAAGEERLPLQSKRDMARAILDRAEALLQARAAASEPAR, encoded by the coding sequence ATGTCGCTGATCGCGTTGGGCGTGAGCGGAGGCATCGGGGCCTACAAGGCGGTCGAGGTCGTGCGGCGTCTCCAGCAGCGCGGGCATGACGTCGTCGCGGTCATGACGCGCAGCGCGCGCCGGTTCGTGGGGCCGGTGACGTTCGAGGCGATCACGCGGCACACGGTGATCACCAGCCAGTGGACGCCGGGCATGAACGCCGACGTCGAGCACATCTCGCTCGCGACGGACATCGACCTGCTGCTCGTGGCGCCGGCGACCGCGAACATCGTGGGCAAGTTCGCCAACGGTATCGCGGACGACTTTCTCACCTCTTTGTACCTGGCGACACGGGCGCCGGTGCTGCTCGCGCCGGCCATGAACACGCGCATGCTCGAGCACGAGGCGGTGCAGCGGAACGTCGCGACGCTGGCCTCGCGCGGGGTGCGCTTCGTGGAGCCGGGCGAGGGCTACCTCGCGTGCGGCTGGATGGGGAAGGGGCGGCTGGCCGAGCCCGACGCGATCGCCGAGGCGGCCGAGGACGTGCTGCGCCCGCGCCAGTCCCTGGCGGGCCGCCGCGTGGTGGTGAGCGCCGGACCGACCTACGAGGACCTCGATCCCGTCCGCTTTCTGGGGAACCGTTCCAGCGGCAAGATGGGGTTTGCCGTCGCCGCGGAAGCGCATCGCCGCGGCGCGCACGTCACGATCGTGTCCGGTCCCACACGGCTGGAGCCTCCACCGGGCCCCGCGGTCGTTCGCGTGCGGTCGGCCAGGGAGATGGGCGAAGTCGTGCTGCAGCATGCAGGCGGCGCCGACCTGGTGGTCATGGCCGCGGCCGTGGCGGATTACACCCCCGCGGCCGGCGCCGCGCCGGTCAAACTGCCCAAGGACGATGGCACGTTGACACTGAAGCTCAGAAGGACGATGGACATTCTGGGCGAGCTGGGCCGGCGGCGCGAGGGCGCCCCCTCGCCAGTGCTCGTCGGGTTCGCCGCGGAAACGGGTGAGGTCGAGCCGCGCGCTCGCGAGAAGCTCGCGGCCAAGGCGATCGATCTGATCGTCGCCAATGACGTATCGCAACCTGATCGCGGCTTCGACACCGACATGAACGCCGCGACGATCGTCTCGGCGGCGGGCGAAGAGCGCCTGCCGCTGCAGAGCAAGCGTGACATGGCGCGCGCCATCCTCGACCGCGCCGAGGCGCTCCTGCAGGCGCGGGCGGCCGCATCAGAGCCGGCGCGGTAA
- a CDS encoding ATP-binding cassette domain-containing protein — protein MNAFLRLLRFALPYRGRLVAALAAMLAYGAASAGIAYLIKPIFDKVLLAGIDIWSTSALILLAYLVKGIGAYFSVYLMTDVGQRVVLDVRNALFGHILGQSASFFARRTSGQLMSRITNDVGQIQQAVSETIGDLLRETLAVAGYLALMFWYDARLALVVLTAAPIVVYPLVRLGQRVRRTTRRSQEDLENLTHITAEAFTGHRIVKAFGAERQEVERFERASARLYRTNMKVIGTVSVLPPLMEVLGGVAIVGALWYGSREIAAGQLTTGEFAAFLAASFLMYGPVKKLSRVSANLNQAVAASERIFEMMDTHSEVLDRPGAQPLPPMRHSVEFRNVSFAYDDAAATPILREVSFDVPAGRMFAIVGLSGAGKTTLVNLIPRFYDVTGGAIAIDGTDIRDVTLQSLRGQISMVTQETVLFDDTIARNIAYGAPGATDADIEAAARAAHAHEFITGLAGQYQSRIGERGQRQRIAIARALLKNAPILILDEATSSLDAESELLVQDALATLMANRTSFVIAHRLSTVRRADAIIVLEAGQIVEQGRHDELLARPDGAYARLYALQLFDRRKEPANA, from the coding sequence GTGAACGCCTTCCTTCGCCTGCTTCGCTTCGCCCTGCCGTACCGCGGCCGCCTCGTGGCGGCGCTCGCGGCGATGCTGGCGTACGGCGCGGCGTCGGCGGGAATTGCGTACCTGATCAAACCGATATTCGACAAGGTGCTGCTCGCCGGGATCGACATCTGGTCCACGTCGGCGCTGATCCTCCTCGCCTACCTGGTGAAGGGCATCGGCGCCTATTTTTCGGTGTACCTGATGACCGACGTGGGGCAGCGCGTGGTGCTCGACGTCCGAAACGCGCTCTTCGGGCACATCCTCGGGCAATCCGCCAGCTTTTTCGCGCGGCGAACCAGCGGCCAGCTGATGTCGCGGATCACCAACGACGTCGGCCAGATCCAGCAGGCCGTCTCGGAGACGATCGGCGATCTGCTCCGTGAGACGCTCGCGGTGGCCGGATACCTCGCGCTGATGTTCTGGTACGACGCGCGACTTGCGCTGGTCGTGCTCACGGCCGCTCCCATCGTCGTCTATCCGCTCGTGCGCCTCGGGCAGCGGGTGCGCCGGACGACGCGGCGCAGCCAGGAAGATCTCGAGAACCTGACGCACATCACCGCGGAGGCGTTCACGGGCCACCGGATTGTCAAGGCGTTCGGCGCGGAGCGCCAGGAGGTGGAGCGATTCGAGCGCGCCTCCGCGCGGCTGTATCGAACCAACATGAAGGTGATCGGCACGGTGTCGGTGCTGCCGCCGCTGATGGAAGTGCTTGGCGGCGTCGCCATCGTCGGGGCGCTCTGGTACGGCAGCCGTGAGATCGCCGCCGGCCAGCTGACGACGGGCGAGTTCGCGGCGTTCCTGGCCGCCTCGTTCCTGATGTACGGGCCCGTCAAGAAGTTGAGCCGCGTCAGCGCCAACCTGAACCAGGCGGTGGCCGCATCCGAGCGCATTTTCGAGATGATGGACACGCACTCGGAGGTGCTGGACCGCCCGGGCGCGCAGCCGCTGCCGCCGATGCGGCACTCGGTCGAGTTCCGCAACGTCTCGTTCGCCTATGACGACGCGGCGGCAACGCCGATCCTCCGGGAGGTGTCGTTCGACGTTCCTGCCGGCCGGATGTTCGCCATCGTCGGCCTGAGCGGGGCCGGCAAGACGACCCTGGTGAACCTGATCCCGCGATTTTACGACGTGACGGGGGGCGCGATCGCGATCGACGGAACCGATATCCGTGACGTCACGCTGCAGTCGCTGCGCGGGCAGATCAGCATGGTGACGCAGGAAACGGTGCTGTTCGACGACACGATCGCGCGCAACATCGCCTACGGCGCGCCGGGCGCGACCGATGCGGACATCGAAGCGGCGGCCAGGGCGGCGCACGCCCACGAGTTCATCACGGGGCTGGCGGGGCAGTACCAGAGCCGCATCGGCGAGCGCGGGCAGCGGCAGCGCATCGCGATCGCGCGCGCGCTCCTCAAGAACGCGCCGATCCTCATCCTCGACGAAGCCACGTCCTCGCTCGACGCCGAGTCCGAGCTGCTCGTGCAGGACGCGCTGGCGACGCTGATGGCGAACCGCACGTCGTTCGTCATCGCCCATCGCCTGTCCACCGTCCGCCGCGCCGATGCGATCATCGTGCTCGAGGCGGGGCAGATCGTGGAGCAGGGGCGGCACGACGAGCTGCTCGCGCGCCCGGACGGCGCCTACGCGCGACTGTACGCGCTGCAGTTGTTCGACCGCAGGAAGGAGCCCGCAAACGCGTGA
- the gmk gene encoding guanylate kinase: MSSKEGLLFVVSAPSGTGKTTLVEQLVRLVPNLRMSRSYTSRPARPGECDGVDYNFVTRPRFEALIAGNEFLEWANVFGNLYGTRRADTEALLAAGQDVVLVIDVQGARQVRTCGPPTISVFVLPPSYDALEQRLRGRCKDPEDAIRRRLATARDEVAAFAEYDYVVVNDQFDACVDRLRSIVTAERARLDVVRPAAESIVSTFRVKA; this comes from the coding sequence ATGTCGAGTAAAGAGGGGCTGCTGTTCGTCGTGTCCGCGCCGTCGGGGACGGGCAAGACGACGCTGGTCGAGCAGCTCGTGCGGCTCGTCCCGAACCTGCGGATGTCGCGCTCCTACACGTCGCGGCCGGCCCGGCCGGGCGAGTGCGACGGCGTCGACTATAATTTTGTGACGCGCCCACGCTTCGAGGCCCTGATCGCCGGGAACGAGTTCCTGGAGTGGGCCAACGTGTTCGGGAACCTGTACGGGACGCGCCGCGCCGACACGGAAGCGCTCCTGGCGGCGGGACAGGACGTCGTGCTGGTCATCGACGTCCAGGGGGCGCGACAGGTCCGCACGTGCGGCCCGCCGACGATCAGCGTGTTCGTGCTCCCGCCCTCCTACGACGCGCTCGAGCAGCGGCTGCGCGGGAGGTGCAAGGACCCGGAGGACGCCATCCGGCGCCGTCTCGCCACCGCGCGTGACGAAGTGGCGGCGTTTGCCGAATACGACTACGTCGTGGTCAACGACCAGTTCGACGCCTGCGTGGACCGGCTGCGCAGCATCGTGACGGCGGAACGGGCGAGGCTCGACGTCGTGCGGCCTGCAGCCGAGTCGATCGTGTCGACGTTCCGGGTGAAGGCGTGA
- the priA gene encoding primosomal protein N', which produces MESERRVRITGAGIAEAPRARGARQRLLRALQGGRAEPIAGLARTVGDGGARRGIHALVNALAAEGLVTIEQPLIGRAQAFRTERVAAITAQGLDESAQPRLGPRQLEAIAALRGAPEGLRVADLGDRGIDAATVKRLASRGLVAVRTRRSERDPFGAAGAPAGALDTSGLELTAEQTAAMTRLEPRLRARAFHAALLHGVTGSGKTEIYLRLARTCIAQGRRVLMLVPEIALTPAVAARFRAAFGNRVAIQHSGLSDGERHDQWHRIRSGGIDVAVGTRSAVFAPLADIGLIVVDEEHDGSYKQDERPRYNGRDVAIVRARDQKALVVLGSATPSLESYFNAENGRYEKIVLERRVLDRPLAGVQVVDMREEMAAEGADVVLGRALVEALHRTIERGEQAVVLLNRRGYAAAVFCRQCGGTAECPNCSVSLTVHLQSRRARCHYCSYSMTVPRQCPKCAAPYLDHIGFGTERVESEVRKTVPRARVARLDRDTVRRRGAIAALLARFAGGEIDVLVGTQMIAKGHDFPRVTLVGVVSADVGLGLADFRAAERTFQLLTQVAGRAGRGDAPGTAIIQTLFPGHYSIRHACLQDYDAFFREELRYRQAMRYPPAVALINTIVRGSSLTDAMTTATDLARRVRTGPYNLRVLGPATAPLSRLRGEHRVQFFIKGTNRRAMREALVRALAHLPEHKRKIVVDVDPMTVL; this is translated from the coding sequence GTGGAGAGCGAGCGACGGGTACGCATCACTGGCGCGGGAATCGCGGAGGCGCCGCGCGCCCGCGGCGCACGGCAACGCCTGCTGCGCGCGCTCCAGGGCGGGCGCGCCGAGCCGATCGCCGGGCTCGCGCGGACGGTTGGCGATGGGGGCGCGCGGCGCGGCATCCACGCGCTCGTCAACGCGCTCGCGGCCGAGGGACTGGTCACGATCGAGCAGCCGCTGATCGGCCGGGCGCAGGCGTTTCGCACCGAGAGGGTCGCGGCCATCACCGCGCAGGGGCTGGATGAGTCCGCGCAGCCGCGGCTCGGCCCGCGGCAGCTCGAAGCGATCGCCGCGCTGCGCGGCGCCCCCGAAGGGCTGAGGGTGGCGGACCTCGGGGATCGTGGGATCGACGCGGCCACCGTGAAGCGCCTCGCCTCACGCGGGCTCGTCGCCGTCCGCACGCGCCGCTCCGAGCGGGACCCGTTCGGCGCGGCCGGCGCACCGGCCGGCGCGCTGGATACATCCGGGCTGGAACTGACGGCGGAACAGACCGCCGCCATGACTCGCCTCGAACCCAGGCTCCGCGCGCGCGCGTTCCACGCCGCGTTGCTGCACGGCGTGACCGGCAGCGGCAAGACGGAAATCTATCTGCGGCTCGCGCGGACCTGCATCGCGCAGGGGCGCCGCGTGCTGATGCTCGTGCCCGAGATCGCGCTCACGCCGGCGGTGGCCGCGCGGTTCCGCGCGGCGTTCGGCAACCGGGTGGCGATCCAGCACAGCGGCTTGTCCGACGGCGAGCGCCACGATCAATGGCATCGCATCCGGTCCGGCGGGATTGACGTGGCGGTGGGCACCCGCTCGGCGGTGTTCGCGCCCCTGGCCGACATCGGCCTGATCGTCGTGGACGAGGAACACGACGGCTCCTACAAACAGGACGAGCGCCCTCGCTACAACGGCCGCGATGTCGCCATCGTCCGCGCGCGCGACCAGAAGGCGCTGGTGGTGCTCGGGTCGGCGACCCCGTCGCTCGAGAGCTACTTCAACGCGGAGAACGGCCGCTACGAGAAGATCGTGCTCGAGCGGCGCGTGCTCGACCGGCCGCTTGCCGGCGTGCAGGTCGTGGACATGCGCGAGGAGATGGCCGCCGAGGGGGCAGACGTCGTGCTCGGCCGCGCGCTGGTCGAGGCGCTGCACCGGACCATCGAACGGGGCGAGCAGGCGGTGGTGCTCCTGAACCGCCGGGGGTACGCCGCGGCCGTGTTCTGCCGGCAGTGCGGCGGCACCGCGGAGTGCCCGAACTGCAGCGTGTCGCTGACCGTGCACCTGCAGTCACGCCGCGCACGGTGCCACTATTGCAGTTACTCGATGACGGTGCCGAGGCAATGCCCCAAGTGCGCGGCGCCGTACCTCGATCACATCGGGTTCGGCACCGAGCGCGTCGAGTCGGAGGTAAGGAAGACGGTGCCACGCGCCCGCGTGGCGCGGCTGGACCGGGACACGGTACGCCGGCGCGGCGCGATCGCCGCGCTGCTTGCCCGCTTCGCGGGCGGGGAGATCGACGTTCTGGTGGGCACGCAGATGATCGCGAAGGGGCATGACTTTCCGCGGGTCACGCTGGTAGGCGTCGTCTCGGCGGACGTCGGGCTCGGTCTGGCGGATTTTCGCGCGGCCGAGCGGACCTTCCAGCTGCTGACGCAGGTGGCGGGACGCGCCGGCCGCGGCGACGCGCCCGGCACCGCAATCATCCAGACGCTGTTCCCCGGGCACTACAGCATCCGGCACGCGTGCCTGCAGGATTACGACGCGTTCTTCCGCGAAGAACTCCGCTATCGCCAGGCGATGCGATATCCGCCCGCGGTCGCGCTGATCAACACCATCGTACGCGGCAGTTCGCTCACCGATGCGATGACGACCGCGACCGATCTGGCGCGGCGCGTGCGCACCGGCCCGTACAACCTCCGCGTGCTCGGGCCCGCCACCGCGCCGCTCAGCCGGCTGCGCGGCGAGCACCGCGTGCAGTTCTTCATCAAGGGGACCAACCGCCGCGCGATGCGCGAGGCGCTGGTCCGCGCCCTCGCGCACCTGCCGGAGCACAAGCGGAAGATCGTCGTGGACGTCGATCCGATGACGGTGCTGTGA
- a CDS encoding glycosyltransferase family 2 protein: protein MSRIRGALRDPLLSVVMPVFNERETIREIIGRVLAVGIRTELIVVDDGSTDGTREILRELHAQYGFTLIFQERNQGKGAALRRGFVEVTGDIVVIQDADLEYSPEEFPSLIELICEGRADVVFGSRFLGRHRVFLFTHYAGNRLLTLLTNVLYNTILSDMETCYKAMRTEVLRSFTLRSNGFGIEPEITAKIFKRKYRVYEVPITYDGRGYDEGKKITWRDGVVALWVLLKYRFTE, encoded by the coding sequence ATGTCGCGCATTCGCGGCGCGCTGCGCGATCCGCTGCTGTCGGTCGTCATGCCCGTCTTCAACGAGCGTGAGACCATCAGGGAGATCATCGGCCGCGTGCTGGCGGTCGGGATTCGGACCGAGCTGATCGTTGTGGATGACGGCTCGACCGACGGCACCCGGGAGATCCTCCGGGAGCTCCACGCGCAATACGGCTTCACGCTGATCTTCCAGGAACGCAACCAGGGCAAGGGGGCCGCGCTGCGGCGGGGATTTGTCGAGGTCACCGGAGACATTGTCGTCATCCAGGACGCGGACCTCGAGTATTCGCCGGAGGAATTCCCGAGCCTCATCGAGCTGATCTGCGAGGGGCGCGCCGACGTCGTCTTCGGCTCGCGGTTCCTCGGCCGGCATCGCGTCTTCCTGTTCACGCACTACGCGGGCAACCGGCTGCTGACGCTGCTCACCAACGTGCTCTACAACACGATCCTGAGCGACATGGAGACCTGCTACAAGGCCATGAGGACCGAGGTCCTGCGGTCGTTCACGCTGCGGTCGAACGGGTTCGGCATCGAGCCGGAGATCACGGCCAAGATTTTCAAGCGGAAGTACCGCGTGTACGAGGTCCCCATCACGTACGATGGGCGCGGCTACGACGAAGGCAAGAAGATTACCTGGCGCGACGGTGTCGTCGCGCTCTGGGTCCTGCTGAAGTACCGGTTTACCGAGTGA
- a CDS encoding DNA-directed RNA polymerase subunit omega, translated as MQRTEVKNAFEFVAVASARARQLLNGCTPKVEAMTPKKARVAMKEVKSGAVRKEDTPAR; from the coding sequence GTGCAGAGAACCGAAGTGAAGAACGCGTTTGAATTCGTCGCCGTGGCCAGCGCCCGTGCGCGGCAGCTCCTCAACGGATGCACCCCGAAGGTCGAGGCGATGACGCCCAAGAAGGCGCGGGTGGCGATGAAGGAAGTGAAGTCCGGCGCCGTGCGCAAGGAAGACACGCCGGCCCGCTGA
- the galE gene encoding UDP-glucose 4-epimerase GalE — protein sequence MATILVTGGAGYIGSHAVKALLASGDRVVVYDNLSAGHSEAVAALARRFGGERVSLVRDDIRNVDAVRRALRDHGADAVMHFAAWLSVGESVRDPIGYYRNNVAGALSVLEAMAAEGVTSFVFSSTAAVFGNPIETPITEGHPTQPINAYGETKLAIERALPHFERAYGLSSVVLRYFNAAGADPEGDLGEDHDPELHLIPLALAATQGGTPLSVFGDDYPTPDGTCLRDYIHVSDLADAHVLALRHLRARGASASYNLGNGRPTSVREVIEAVERVTGRRVAWSMGTRREGDPAVLFASSERIKGELGWRPRFEDIDTIVRTAAEWSRPGGGFARNLA from the coding sequence ATGGCCACGATCCTGGTCACCGGGGGCGCGGGATACATCGGGAGCCACGCCGTCAAGGCGCTGCTCGCCAGCGGGGACCGCGTCGTCGTGTACGACAACCTGTCAGCCGGCCACTCAGAGGCGGTGGCCGCGCTGGCCCGCCGGTTCGGCGGCGAGCGGGTGTCGCTCGTGCGCGACGACATCCGGAACGTGGATGCGGTCCGCCGCGCGTTGCGCGACCACGGCGCGGATGCCGTCATGCACTTTGCCGCGTGGCTTTCGGTCGGCGAGTCGGTGCGGGATCCGATCGGCTACTACCGCAATAACGTGGCGGGCGCGCTCTCGGTGCTCGAAGCGATGGCCGCCGAGGGCGTCACGTCGTTCGTGTTCTCCTCGACGGCGGCGGTGTTCGGCAACCCGATCGAGACGCCGATCACCGAGGGTCACCCGACGCAGCCCATCAACGCGTACGGCGAAACGAAACTGGCCATCGAGCGTGCGCTGCCGCACTTCGAGCGCGCGTACGGCCTCTCGTCGGTCGTCCTTCGGTATTTCAATGCCGCCGGCGCCGATCCCGAGGGAGACCTTGGCGAGGACCACGATCCGGAGCTGCATCTCATTCCGCTCGCCCTGGCGGCCACGCAGGGGGGGACCCCGCTGAGCGTGTTCGGCGACGACTATCCGACGCCAGACGGGACGTGCCTCCGCGACTACATCCACGTCTCCGACCTGGCCGACGCGCACGTGCTGGCGCTCCGCCACCTGCGCGCGCGCGGCGCGTCCGCATCCTACAATCTGGGCAACGGCCGGCCGACCTCGGTGCGGGAGGTCATCGAGGCGGTCGAGCGCGTCACCGGACGCAGAGTCGCGTGGAGCATGGGCACGCGGCGGGAGGGAGACCCGGCGGTGCTGTTTGCGTCGAGCGAGCGGATCAAGGGCGAGCTGGGCTGGCGCCCGCGCTTCGAGGACATCGACACGATCGTCCGCACGGCGGCGGAATGGTCGCGGCCGGGCGGCGGCTTCGCGAGGAACCTGGCCTGA
- a CDS encoding uracil-DNA glycosylase encodes MSRDVRWRKRTGEQEPVRTEGLADEGLANADHQRPEGGRAHDRLVEIRNDLGDCTRCKLHRLGRTQIVFGVGNPDADLMFVGEAPGHDEDIQGFPFVGRAGQLLTKIIEAIGMRREDVYIANVLKCRPPENRNPEPDEVASCQPFLRRQIAAVRPKVIVALGSFAARTLLNTEQAISRLRGRVYEYEGAQLVATYHPAYLLRSPDKKRDTWEDMKKVRELLAAGR; translated from the coding sequence ATGAGCCGAGACGTGCGCTGGCGGAAGCGCACGGGCGAGCAGGAGCCTGTCAGGACCGAGGGCCTCGCCGACGAGGGACTCGCCAACGCCGACCACCAGAGGCCGGAGGGCGGACGCGCTCACGATCGTCTCGTCGAGATCCGCAACGATCTCGGCGACTGCACGCGGTGCAAGCTGCACCGGCTCGGCCGCACGCAGATCGTATTCGGAGTGGGCAATCCCGACGCCGATCTGATGTTCGTGGGCGAAGCGCCGGGCCACGACGAGGACATCCAGGGATTTCCGTTTGTCGGACGCGCGGGGCAGCTGCTCACGAAGATCATCGAAGCGATCGGGATGCGCCGCGAAGACGTCTACATCGCGAACGTCCTCAAGTGCCGCCCACCCGAGAACCGCAACCCGGAGCCGGACGAAGTGGCCAGCTGCCAGCCATTTCTGCGGAGGCAGATCGCGGCGGTGCGGCCGAAGGTCATCGTCGCCCTCGGATCCTTCGCCGCGCGCACGCTGCTGAATACCGAACAGGCGATTTCGCGGCTCCGCGGCCGCGTGTACGAGTACGAGGGCGCACAGCTCGTCGCGACGTACCATCCCGCCTATCTGCTGCGCAGCCCTGACAAGAAGCGCGACACCTGGGAAGACATGAAGAAGGTGCGCGAACTGCTTGCGGCAGGGCGATAG
- a CDS encoding YicC family protein, translating into MIKSMTGFASLSRDDEAASIGVTLRAVNHRYLDLQVRLPQALAALEPKLRALVQQRLGRGRVELNVSVQMRQAQAPDVLLNDAFVEALNAALEQARARGLIAGPLGAGDLLRVPQALVIRDRAEAIENGTAASLERAVLEAVGGALTALDSMRAREGEGLAADLESRRMRLRDLIARVASGADTGRAAREQQLAERIRELGADGTVDPAVLAQEIVRFVARSDITEEVVRFNTHLEHWQSLAAGGEPCGRKLDFLLQELNREINTIGSKAEGAAVSALVVEVKAELERVREQVQNVE; encoded by the coding sequence GTGATTAAATCGATGACGGGGTTTGCCTCGCTCTCGCGCGACGACGAGGCGGCGAGCATCGGGGTGACGCTTCGCGCCGTGAACCATCGCTATCTCGATCTGCAGGTCCGGCTGCCGCAGGCGCTGGCCGCGCTGGAACCGAAACTGCGCGCGCTCGTGCAACAGCGGCTGGGGCGCGGACGCGTCGAGCTGAACGTGTCCGTCCAGATGCGGCAGGCGCAGGCGCCCGACGTGCTGCTGAACGACGCGTTCGTCGAGGCGCTGAACGCCGCGCTCGAGCAGGCGCGCGCCCGCGGCCTCATTGCGGGGCCGCTCGGTGCCGGCGACCTGCTGCGCGTGCCGCAGGCGCTTGTGATCCGCGATCGCGCCGAGGCGATCGAAAACGGCACGGCGGCGTCGCTCGAGCGCGCCGTCCTCGAGGCGGTGGGCGGGGCGCTCACGGCGCTCGACAGTATGCGCGCGCGCGAAGGGGAGGGGCTCGCGGCGGACCTGGAGAGCCGGCGGATGCGCCTGCGGGATCTCATTGCCCGCGTCGCGAGCGGCGCCGATACCGGCCGCGCCGCCCGCGAGCAGCAGCTCGCCGAGCGCATCCGCGAGCTCGGCGCGGACGGTACGGTCGATCCGGCCGTGCTCGCGCAGGAGATCGTGCGGTTCGTCGCCAGGTCCGATATCACCGAGGAAGTCGTCCGGTTCAACACGCACCTCGAGCACTGGCAGTCGCTCGCGGCCGGCGGGGAGCCCTGCGGCCGCAAGCTCGATTTCCTGCTGCAGGAGCTGAACCGCGAGATCAACACGATCGGATCGAAGGCGGAGGGGGCCGCGGTGTCGGCCCTCGTCGTCGAGGTCAAGGCGGAACTCGAGCGCGTGCGCGAGCAGGTCCAGAATGTCGAGTAA
- a CDS encoding UDP-glucose/GDP-mannose dehydrogenase family protein, translating to MRIAIIGTGYVGLVAGACLAETGNQVICVDREESKIAKLRRGKIPIYEPGLEELVTRNKKEARLSFTTTLERAVRQSQIIFIAVGTPPGDDGSADLQHVLGVAREIGRAMNGYKVIVGKSTVPVGTSVKVRDVIRRETTHPFSVVSNPEFLKQGAAIEDFLKPDRVVVGAEDPRAADLMVELYKPFTRTGAPIMVMDCASAELCKYAANAMLATRISFMNEVANVCELFGADVDQVRRAIAADKRIGPAFLFPGIGYGGSCFPKDVKALIRFSGDREYEFRILKAVEDVNETQKTRLLGRMEKHFGSLKGKRVAVWGLAFKPRTDDMREAPAIALIKGLLARGARVQAYDPEAMEVARGIFGPKVELAKSGYEALKGADALVVATEWNEFREPDFARIKKLMREPVVFDGRNIYTPGVLRAQGFTYFSIGR from the coding sequence ATGCGAATTGCGATCATAGGTACAGGGTATGTCGGCCTCGTTGCCGGCGCCTGTCTGGCGGAGACCGGCAATCAGGTCATCTGCGTCGACAGGGAGGAATCCAAGATCGCGAAGCTCCGGCGGGGGAAGATCCCGATCTACGAACCTGGCCTCGAGGAGCTGGTTACACGGAACAAGAAAGAGGCACGCCTCTCGTTCACCACCACGCTGGAGCGCGCCGTCCGTCAGTCGCAGATCATTTTCATCGCCGTGGGGACGCCGCCAGGCGACGACGGATCGGCCGACCTGCAACACGTGCTCGGCGTCGCCCGGGAAATCGGCCGGGCGATGAACGGCTACAAGGTCATCGTCGGCAAGAGCACGGTGCCCGTCGGCACGTCGGTGAAAGTCCGCGATGTCATCCGCCGCGAAACGACGCATCCCTTCAGCGTGGTCAGCAATCCGGAATTCCTGAAACAGGGGGCGGCGATCGAGGACTTCCTGAAGCCGGACCGGGTGGTGGTCGGGGCGGAAGATCCGCGCGCGGCCGACCTCATGGTGGAGCTTTACAAGCCATTCACGCGCACCGGCGCTCCGATCATGGTGATGGACTGCGCCAGCGCGGAGCTGTGCAAGTACGCCGCGAACGCGATGCTCGCGACGCGCATTTCGTTCATGAACGAGGTGGCGAACGTCTGCGAGCTGTTCGGCGCCGACGTGGACCAGGTGCGGCGCGCCATCGCCGCCGACAAGCGGATCGGTCCGGCATTTCTCTTCCCGGGGATCGGCTACGGCGGCAGCTGCTTTCCGAAAGACGTCAAGGCCCTCATCCGCTTCTCGGGGGACCGCGAGTACGAGTTCCGGATCCTCAAGGCGGTCGAGGACGTCAACGAAACGCAAAAAACACGGCTGCTTGGGCGGATGGAAAAGCACTTCGGCTCGCTGAAGGGCAAGCGCGTCGCGGTGTGGGGCCTTGCCTTCAAGCCGAGGACCGATGACATGCGGGAAGCGCCCGCCATCGCGCTGATCAAAGGGCTGCTTGCCAGGGGGGCGCGCGTGCAGGCCTACGATCCCGAGGCGATGGAGGTGGCCAGGGGCATCTTCGGACCCAAAGTGGAGCTGGCCAAGAGCGGGTACGAAGCGTTGAAGGGGGCCGACGCCCTGGTGGTGGCCACGGAGTGGAACGAGTTCCGCGAACCCGACTTCGCGCGCATCAAGAAGCTGATGCGCGAGCCGGTTGTATTTGACGGCCGGAACATCTACACGCCCGGCGTGCTTCGCGCGCAGGGTTTCACGTACTTCTCGATAGGGCGGTAG